In Stenotrophomonas sp. 610A2, one DNA window encodes the following:
- a CDS encoding Csu type fimbrial protein, which translates to MLTLIALLCLLPLHVRAAPYCSLSSSPTLDFGAVSATSYQDAQTSLTLNCNGGTGTLLTAALVRVCLFVGTGTAGAVGPRLMSNGAGAQMRYDLYADAARSKLVGPHSSGYPLYSISFKIAPRENQSIRIPIYGRVPAGQNLPAGTPYRDIPYGSYVRYSYGYIHAPTESNCRDRIPGHVGGAGDISFNWSGVQANVLRSCRISTGKTLDFGTGAGLRSAREQSMPVQLNCTANVAWQAALDDGLHAQAGKRFMAAGGERVGYELYRDPSRLSRWGNTQSSAVSGTGSGVMQDMTVYGQVPAQADAMPGTYTDTVTMRLTY; encoded by the coding sequence ATGCTGACGTTGATCGCCCTGCTTTGTCTTCTGCCGCTGCATGTCCGCGCCGCACCGTACTGTTCGCTATCAAGCTCACCAACGCTCGACTTCGGTGCGGTATCCGCCACCAGCTATCAGGACGCACAGACTTCGCTCACGCTCAACTGCAACGGCGGCACCGGCACATTGCTGACCGCCGCGTTGGTCAGGGTCTGCCTGTTCGTCGGCACCGGCACCGCAGGCGCGGTCGGACCACGCCTGATGTCCAATGGCGCCGGTGCCCAGATGCGCTACGATCTTTACGCTGACGCCGCCCGCAGCAAGCTTGTCGGCCCGCACTCCAGCGGCTACCCGCTGTACAGCATCAGCTTCAAGATCGCTCCGCGCGAGAACCAGAGCATCCGGATCCCGATCTACGGCCGCGTACCCGCCGGTCAGAATCTACCCGCCGGCACGCCTTACCGGGATATCCCATACGGCTCCTACGTCCGTTACAGCTACGGTTACATCCATGCGCCAACAGAAAGCAATTGCCGCGACCGCATCCCGGGCCATGTTGGCGGCGCCGGCGATATCAGTTTCAACTGGAGCGGAGTGCAGGCAAACGTGTTGCGCAGTTGCCGCATCAGCACCGGCAAGACGCTTGATTTCGGCACCGGCGCAGGACTCAGGTCGGCACGCGAACAGAGCATGCCGGTGCAGCTCAATTGCACCGCCAATGTGGCATGGCAAGCCGCGCTCGACGATGGCCTGCATGCGCAGGCAGGCAAGCGCTTCATGGCTGCTGGCGGCGAGCGCGTCGGCTACGAGCTGTATCGCGACCCTTCCCGACTCAGCCGCTGGGGAAACACGCAGAGCAGCGCCGTCAGCGGAACCGGCAGCGGGGTGATGCAGGACATGACGGTGTATGGGCAGGTCCCTGCCCAGGCAGATGCCATGCCCGGCACTTACACGGACACGGTGACGATGAGATTGACCTACTGA
- a CDS encoding Csu type fimbrial protein, translated as MRSLTRSPWALALATLLATGSATAADTTNFNVVLIVTKACTITAAAATNVDFTSAGSTTATPISGQGSVTAQCSALTPYTIALNAGANPSTAGDVNTRRMKNTDAAVTTNNYVGYQLYRDAGHTQIWGLTAGTNTQAGIGTGAAVAYPVYGQIANLSTNNPAAGNYLDTVTATITY; from the coding sequence ATGCGATCCCTCACTCGTTCCCCATGGGCCTTGGCATTGGCCACCCTGCTCGCTACCGGGTCCGCCACTGCAGCAGACACCACCAATTTCAACGTGGTGTTGATCGTAACCAAGGCATGCACCATCACCGCGGCAGCGGCAACCAATGTCGACTTCACCAGCGCAGGCTCGACAACTGCAACCCCCATCTCGGGGCAAGGCTCGGTGACGGCACAGTGTTCCGCCTTGACGCCATATACCATCGCGCTCAACGCCGGTGCCAACCCCAGCACTGCTGGCGACGTCAACACACGTCGGATGAAGAACACGGATGCTGCCGTGACAACCAACAACTACGTTGGCTACCAGTTGTACCGCGATGCTGGCCACACCCAGATATGGGGCCTTACCGCCGGCACCAATACGCAGGCAGGCATTGGCACCGGGGCAGCGGTGGCCTATCCCGTGTATGGCCAGATCGCCAACCTCAGCACCAACAATCCTGCGGCGGGTAACTACCTGGATACCGTCACCGCCACGATCACGTACTGA
- a CDS encoding fimbrial biogenesis chaperone — MARVYRDGPRTVRGIGLVLLLFACLLPAAALAATSLQLAPTSLQLEPRQRAAELWLTNSGTSPVTLQVRMYRWIQQDGQEQLLPTDELTASPPMQQLAAGQQQLIRVMRPLAEPPAEQRYYRMIVDQVPDLATRATGMQFVLRYSIPVFIQPIGGDALASRLQARLTSSSDGGQAIEIHNAGDGYAQVADLAFGSAEQPRIVHPGLLGYVLPGQTMRWPLQHKALDADSGQITAKINGDSEQTPIPPSPPH; from the coding sequence ATGGCCCGCGTGTACAGGGATGGTCCACGCACGGTTCGCGGCATCGGCCTGGTGCTGCTGCTCTTCGCCTGCCTGCTGCCTGCGGCCGCGCTGGCAGCCACCAGTTTGCAGCTCGCCCCAACCAGCCTGCAGCTTGAACCACGGCAGCGCGCAGCGGAACTATGGCTGACCAACAGCGGCACCTCTCCGGTGACACTGCAGGTGCGCATGTATCGCTGGATCCAACAGGACGGCCAGGAACAGCTGCTGCCGACCGACGAACTGACTGCAAGCCCGCCCATGCAGCAATTGGCCGCAGGCCAGCAACAGTTGATCCGGGTGATGCGGCCGTTGGCCGAGCCTCCAGCCGAACAGCGCTATTACAGGATGATCGTGGACCAGGTCCCTGACCTCGCCACCCGCGCCACTGGCATGCAGTTCGTACTGCGCTATTCGATTCCTGTCTTCATCCAACCGATCGGCGGTGATGCACTCGCATCCAGATTGCAGGCGCGCTTGACCAGCTCCAGCGACGGCGGCCAGGCAATCGAGATCCACAATGCGGGCGATGGCTATGCGCAGGTGGCTGATCTGGCCTTTGGCAGCGCCGAGCAGCCACGGATCGTGCATCCAGGCCTGCTCGGCTATGTACTTCCGGGCCAGACCATGCGCTGGCCGCTGCAGCACAAGGCCCTGGATGCTGACAGTGGGCAGATAACGGCAAAGATCAATGGCGATTCGGAACAGACGCCAATTCCGCCATCGCCTCCTCACTGA
- a CDS encoding fimbria/pilus outer membrane usher protein — translation MAIRNRRQFRHRLLTEALVAALLAILGTPAASFAAALSPGATDANLPPPTPLTASQTLYLDVSLNSTPRGLLPFIETRGRLQASPEVLRQLGFNASGDAPVYLDQLTGTVVRYDARLQTLALDAPLDQLTLPTTMLSRPQAHVTAAPAQPGVLLNYDLYGSHADGLGNLTLSTELRVFGLGKGTLENTAVSRRYQPGQGQGWRGESVRLDTRWALDFPDQAVTLEIGDFYSGFLDWTRPVRMGGVQIGRNYGLQPYRVLTPSPTFLGQAVVPSTVELYVDGLRQFSGEVPVGPFQLGAQPGISGTGAAQVVVTDAFGRMRTLDFSFYGTQQLLAKGISDWSLGVGRLRQGFGERSFDYDHRTAATGSWRGGVSDRFTGEVHAEGGGGLAEAGAGGWWLLGGAGVVNAAYARSRYQGREGGQVALGYSWNNRRLNINLRSVRSHGDYRDLGALQGNLPPEISEQATVGVDVPALGSLSTSYLRLRYPDGDDNRYVSLFWSRSFNQRWSAYLSFNQNLDSSEDRSIYLSLNASLGRNRQASVSAQRNGNQQRWVADINQPVPGDGSASGIGWRAQVNQSEGQTGGLVELGMLGDVGRYSAGLSRQAGINYGYGNASGSLVWMDGHTFATREVSDAFAIVSTNGISGVPVRLENRLVGSSDERGLLLVTPLLSWQRNRIAIDTLDLPAEVRAERVEDWVIPRQRAGTSLRFNLQTRRALSLSVQDEHGRPLDVGSEVELPNGQQAIVGYDGLLYLEDVPAGSVLRITTNDGRCSIRVPAAPMVAANGAEAVPPPLRCLSESAR, via the coding sequence ATGGCGATTCGGAACAGACGCCAATTCCGCCATCGCCTCCTCACTGAGGCGCTGGTGGCTGCGCTGCTCGCCATCCTCGGCACGCCGGCCGCCAGCTTCGCGGCCGCGCTGTCGCCCGGGGCCACCGACGCCAACCTGCCCCCTCCAACGCCGCTTACCGCCAGCCAGACGCTCTATCTGGACGTCAGCCTCAACAGCACTCCACGCGGCCTGCTGCCTTTCATTGAGACCCGCGGTCGCCTGCAGGCGAGTCCTGAGGTATTGCGCCAGCTTGGCTTCAACGCCAGCGGCGATGCACCGGTCTATCTGGACCAGCTCACGGGCACGGTCGTGCGCTATGACGCGCGCCTGCAGACACTGGCGCTGGATGCACCACTGGACCAGCTGACCTTGCCCACCACGATGCTGTCGCGGCCGCAGGCCCACGTCACGGCGGCTCCGGCCCAGCCGGGAGTACTACTGAACTATGACCTGTATGGCAGCCACGCCGATGGACTTGGCAACCTGACGCTGAGTACCGAATTACGCGTGTTTGGACTCGGCAAGGGAACCCTGGAGAACACAGCCGTCAGCCGTCGCTACCAGCCGGGCCAAGGCCAGGGCTGGCGAGGAGAAAGCGTCCGCCTGGACACACGCTGGGCACTGGATTTCCCCGACCAGGCGGTCACCCTGGAAATAGGCGACTTCTACAGCGGCTTCCTTGATTGGACACGCCCGGTGCGCATGGGCGGCGTGCAGATAGGTCGCAACTACGGCTTGCAACCATACCGGGTGCTGACTCCGAGCCCTACGTTCCTTGGCCAGGCGGTGGTGCCGTCCACGGTTGAACTCTACGTCGATGGGCTGCGTCAATTCAGCGGCGAAGTTCCGGTTGGTCCCTTCCAACTTGGCGCACAGCCGGGCATCAGCGGGACCGGCGCTGCGCAGGTGGTGGTCACCGATGCGTTCGGCAGGATGCGCACGCTGGACTTCAGTTTCTATGGCACGCAGCAGCTGCTGGCAAAAGGCATTTCTGACTGGTCGCTCGGCGTCGGTCGGCTGCGGCAGGGTTTTGGCGAGCGCTCGTTCGACTATGACCACCGCACGGCCGCCACCGGCAGCTGGCGTGGCGGCGTCAGCGACCGTTTTACCGGCGAAGTACACGCCGAGGGCGGCGGCGGCCTTGCCGAGGCCGGTGCTGGTGGTTGGTGGCTGCTTGGCGGCGCGGGCGTGGTCAACGCGGCGTACGCGCGCAGCCGCTACCAAGGACGCGAAGGCGGCCAGGTCGCGCTTGGCTACAGCTGGAACAACCGGCGATTGAACATCAACCTGCGCAGCGTGCGCAGCCATGGCGACTATCGCGATCTCGGCGCGCTGCAAGGCAACCTGCCACCGGAAATCAGCGAACAGGCTACCGTCGGCGTGGATGTCCCGGCATTGGGCTCATTGAGCACCAGCTACCTTCGCCTGCGCTACCCCGATGGCGACGACAACCGCTATGTCAGCCTGTTCTGGTCGCGCAGCTTCAACCAACGCTGGTCCGCATATTTGTCCTTCAACCAGAATCTGGACAGCAGCGAGGACCGCAGCATCTATCTGTCACTCAATGCCAGCCTGGGCCGCAACCGCCAGGCAAGTGTGTCCGCGCAACGCAATGGCAACCAACAACGTTGGGTCGCCGACATCAACCAGCCCGTACCGGGCGACGGCAGTGCCAGCGGCATCGGCTGGCGCGCGCAGGTCAACCAGAGCGAAGGCCAGACAGGCGGGCTGGTCGAACTGGGGATGCTTGGCGACGTCGGCCGCTATAGCGCTGGCCTGTCGCGACAGGCGGGGATCAACTATGGCTATGGCAACGCCAGCGGCAGCCTGGTCTGGATGGACGGCCACACGTTCGCCACGCGCGAGGTTTCGGACGCGTTCGCCATAGTCAGCACCAATGGCATCAGCGGCGTGCCGGTACGCTTGGAGAACCGCCTGGTCGGCAGCAGCGATGAGCGCGGGCTGCTGCTGGTAACCCCCTTGCTGTCATGGCAACGCAACCGTATTGCCATCGACACCCTCGACCTGCCTGCCGAGGTGCGCGCCGAGCGTGTCGAGGATTGGGTCATCCCGCGCCAGCGCGCCGGCACCAGCCTTCGCTTCAATCTGCAGACCCGCCGTGCCTTGAGCCTGTCCGTGCAGGACGAGCATGGCAGGCCGTTGGATGTGGGCAGCGAAGTAGAGCTGCCGAACGGACAGCAGGCCATCGTCGGTTACGACGGGCTGCTATACCTCGAAGACGTGCCCGCCGGCAGTGTGCTCCGCATCACCACAAACGACGGCCGCTGCAGCATACGCGTGCCAGCCGCGCCAATGGTTGCGGCCAACGGCGCAGAAGCCGTTCCCCCTCCCCTACGCTGCCTGTCGGAGTCGGCGCGATGA
- a CDS encoding Csu type fimbrial protein: MKSLLPLLLLFAGLLATPAARAVTTCTATADAALPFGTIVSAGAAAPGTLNIRINCSTTAISVGGSAGVRVCVGLGTGSGGATTSPLRTMVNTTTDTMNFQIYNQSNYSQITGLTPNATPAPKEVPLSYTAPLLVGNGTTTTQLFARVPANQVLASGSYSSNFTGANVVLSWSANETLIGTIAPPSTCTNGNAGAFSSSGAFTFIATAQVLPLCGSYLTTDMDFGTVNGSISSNIDRTASLTLTCLKRTAYQISLNNGQNSQGSQRRMAAVVNTSNQYLNYELYRDPARSQRWGNNLTVDTVGGTGTGSAQQLTIYGRVPPVTGLPPAGTYNDRVEVTITY; encoded by the coding sequence ATGAAATCTCTGCTGCCTTTGCTGCTGTTGTTTGCCGGGTTGCTGGCCACGCCGGCAGCCCGAGCCGTCACCACGTGTACCGCCACGGCTGACGCTGCCTTGCCATTCGGCACCATCGTCAGTGCAGGCGCAGCTGCCCCAGGCACCTTGAACATCAGGATCAACTGTTCAACCACGGCCATTTCCGTCGGCGGCAGTGCTGGCGTGCGGGTCTGCGTCGGGCTCGGAACCGGCAGCGGAGGCGCAACCACCTCGCCACTGCGCACCATGGTGAACACCACCACCGACACCATGAATTTCCAGATATACAACCAATCCAATTACAGCCAGATCACCGGCCTGACCCCAAACGCCACGCCTGCACCGAAAGAAGTCCCCCTGTCCTATACCGCCCCCTTGCTCGTGGGCAATGGCACGACGACGACACAGCTGTTCGCACGGGTGCCGGCCAACCAGGTGCTTGCCTCGGGTAGCTACAGCAGCAACTTCACCGGTGCAAATGTCGTGCTTTCCTGGTCTGCCAACGAAACGCTGATTGGCACGATTGCGCCACCGTCCACCTGCACCAACGGAAATGCAGGGGCTTTCAGCAGCAGTGGTGCTTTTACCTTCATCGCGACCGCACAGGTATTGCCTCTGTGCGGCAGCTACCTGACCACCGACATGGATTTCGGCACTGTCAACGGCAGCATCAGCAGCAACATCGACCGCACCGCCAGCTTGACCCTGACCTGCCTGAAACGCACCGCCTATCAGATCAGCCTGAACAATGGCCAGAACAGCCAAGGCAGCCAGCGCCGAATGGCCGCCGTGGTGAACACCAGCAACCAATATCTCAATTATGAGCTTTACCGGGATCCGGCCCGCTCCCAACGTTGGGGCAACAACCTGACCGTGGACACTGTCGGCGGCACCGGCACCGGTAGCGCCCAGCAACTCACCATCTACGGGCGGGTGCCGCCTGTCACCGGGCTGCCGCCTGCCGGCACTTACAACGATCGCGTCGAAGTGACCATCACGTATTGA
- a CDS encoding fimbrial biogenesis chaperone — protein sequence MLLLLALLLARPVSALEITPTTLTLSPGQARTELWLHNPGPVIWQGRIRIFAWDQTLDAEELQESQDIVVSPAALELPPGVRQRVWVLSAPAAPPESKGEQAFRVLLEPSSPDLPRYSLPLFRTPTAGAKPRLHLRVDARGTNSSLLLENTGKLHARLSDLVFEAADGHRELLLPGLAGYILTGRQRHWPLPPRADGYAGGRFHARLQDGLEHALPPQTGHIADDSTGAL from the coding sequence ATGCTCCTGCTGCTGGCGCTGCTGCTGGCACGACCGGTGTCTGCGCTGGAAATCACGCCGACAACCCTGACCCTGTCGCCGGGGCAGGCCCGCACCGAACTATGGCTGCACAATCCAGGCCCGGTAATCTGGCAGGGCCGGATCCGCATCTTCGCCTGGGACCAGACGCTGGACGCCGAGGAGCTGCAGGAAAGCCAAGACATCGTGGTCAGCCCCGCCGCTCTGGAATTACCGCCTGGCGTCCGCCAGCGGGTCTGGGTGCTGTCAGCGCCCGCTGCACCACCCGAGAGCAAAGGCGAACAGGCATTCCGCGTGCTGCTGGAGCCCTCAAGTCCAGATCTTCCGCGCTATTCATTACCCTTGTTCCGCACCCCGACTGCAGGCGCGAAGCCCCGCCTGCACCTCCGGGTAGACGCCAGGGGTACCAACAGCAGCCTGCTGCTGGAGAACACGGGCAAGCTGCATGCCCGCCTGAGTGACCTGGTGTTCGAGGCCGCCGATGGCCACCGCGAACTGCTGCTTCCCGGGCTGGCGGGTTATATCCTGACCGGCCGTCAGCGGCATTGGCCACTGCCACCGCGCGCGGACGGCTACGCTGGCGGTCGATTCCATGCCCGCCTGCAGGACGGCCTGGAGCACGCCCTGCCGCCACAGACCGGGCACATTGCAGACGACTCGACTGGCGCGCTATAA
- the rpsB gene encoding 30S ribosomal protein S2, giving the protein MPQITMRQMLEAGVHFGHQTRYWNPKMGQYIFGARGKIHIINLEKTVPLFNDAMNFISSVAQKRGTILFLGTKRSARDAIKEEAERCGMPFMNQRWLGGTLTNFATVKKSVARLKELESGETDGTFDKLVKHEVLGLRRERDKLEASLGGIKEMNRLPDAIFVIDIGHEDIAIKEAKKLGIPVIAVVDTNYNPELVDYAIPGNDDAIRAVQLYARAAADAVLEGKAAAPNAATVREEEFADAAAGQEAKPARRAPAKKAGAKKGDEASA; this is encoded by the coding sequence ATGCCCCAGATCACCATGCGTCAGATGTTGGAAGCCGGCGTCCACTTCGGCCACCAGACCCGCTACTGGAACCCGAAGATGGGCCAGTACATCTTTGGCGCCCGCGGCAAGATCCACATCATCAACCTGGAAAAGACCGTCCCGCTGTTCAACGATGCGATGAACTTCATCTCGTCGGTTGCCCAGAAGCGCGGCACCATCCTGTTCCTGGGCACCAAGCGCAGCGCGCGCGACGCCATCAAGGAAGAAGCCGAGCGTTGCGGCATGCCGTTCATGAACCAGCGTTGGCTGGGCGGCACCCTGACCAACTTCGCCACCGTGAAGAAGTCGGTTGCCCGCCTGAAGGAACTGGAATCCGGTGAAACCGACGGCACCTTCGACAAGCTGGTCAAGCACGAAGTGCTGGGCCTGCGCCGCGAGCGCGACAAGCTGGAAGCCTCGCTGGGCGGCATCAAGGAAATGAACCGTCTGCCGGACGCCATCTTCGTCATCGACATCGGTCACGAAGACATCGCCATCAAGGAAGCCAAGAAGCTCGGCATCCCGGTGATCGCCGTGGTTGATACCAACTACAACCCGGAACTGGTTGATTACGCCATCCCGGGCAACGACGACGCCATCCGTGCCGTGCAGCTGTACGCCCGCGCCGCTGCCGACGCCGTGCTGGAAGGCAAGGCTGCTGCTCCGAACGCCGCCACCGTGCGCGAAGAAGAGTTCGCCGACGCCGCTGCTGGCCAAGAAGCCAAGCCGGCTCGCCGCGCTCCGGCCAAGAAGGCTGGCGCCAAGAAGGGCGACGAGGCTTCGGCCTGA
- the tsf gene encoding translation elongation factor Ts encodes MEITASLVKELRERTGAGMMECKKALSETNGDIDAAAEALRKSGAAKADKKADRVTAEGRVGVASNGGKAVLVEVNSETDFVANDVNFKAFVDAVAAAALASGAADVEALKSVKLATGETVEETRATAIQKLGENIQIRRLVKIDGDNTVGTYVHSNGKIGVLVELAGGNAELASGLAMHVAAMNPPHNKAADVPADFVAKEKEIELAKMTDKDKAKPADILEKIISGKINKIISEVTLYGQSYVLDNDKTVEQAVKAAGGDVVGFQRLAVGEGIEKVVEDYAAEVAKAMQV; translated from the coding sequence ATGGAAATCACTGCTTCCCTGGTCAAGGAACTGCGCGAGCGCACCGGCGCCGGCATGATGGAGTGCAAGAAGGCTCTGTCCGAAACCAACGGCGACATCGACGCAGCGGCTGAAGCCCTGCGCAAGTCCGGCGCTGCCAAGGCCGACAAGAAGGCCGATCGCGTCACCGCCGAAGGCCGCGTTGGCGTTGCCAGCAACGGCGGCAAGGCCGTGCTGGTCGAAGTGAACTCGGAAACCGACTTCGTTGCCAACGACGTCAACTTCAAGGCGTTCGTCGACGCCGTTGCCGCAGCCGCCCTGGCTTCCGGCGCCGCCGACGTTGAAGCCCTGAAGTCGGTCAAGCTGGCCACCGGCGAAACCGTCGAAGAAACCCGCGCCACCGCGATCCAGAAGCTGGGTGAGAACATCCAGATCCGTCGCCTGGTCAAGATCGACGGCGACAACACCGTTGGCACCTACGTGCACAGCAACGGCAAGATCGGCGTGCTGGTCGAACTGGCCGGCGGCAACGCCGAGCTGGCCTCGGGCCTGGCAATGCACGTGGCCGCGATGAACCCGCCGCACAACAAGGCTGCCGACGTTCCGGCCGACTTCGTTGCCAAGGAGAAGGAAATCGAGCTGGCCAAGATGACCGACAAGGACAAGGCCAAGCCGGCCGACATCCTGGAAAAGATCATCAGCGGCAAGATCAACAAGATCATCAGCGAAGTGACCCTGTACGGCCAGAGCTACGTGCTGGACAACGACAAGACCGTCGAGCAGGCCGTCAAGGCCGCTGGCGGCGACGTTGTCGGCTTCCAGCGCCTGGCTGTCGGCGAAGGCATCGAGAAGGTGGTGGAAGACTACGCCGCCGAAGTTGCCAAGGCGATGCAGGTCTAA
- a CDS encoding GGDEF domain-containing protein, which yields MSPELTAALSLCRNLPSPPAIAVRLIELAQDPETDIASAADVIALDMGLSARMMRIANSPLYASRRRIENLGQALTMLGLNATLQLALGFSLSRALREDEDHAHLLQAVWRRSILSALAARYLGLARNVRRVEELMLAGLLQDIGILALLQLRGDSYPALLAGATSNEELLAHERTILDCSHADIGAQLCEQWGLPPYLVDAIKHSEAPAEPTDLFGRCVALSGSIAEIWLSKDTDQARDHALRLVHAQLEMDSSQFELVLQQVSQMLPEISALFDVPVPSPARITYLLDHAAELMALRNLRELQDAGAAKRRADDFEQQARRLTEQAHLDALTGLLNRRQLEVVLAQEFDRAGRADRPLSVAFIDLDDFKKINDQHGHLVGDQVLQAFASQLQGQLRGSDTVARFGGEEFVVLFPGTNEQTALDVIRRVLVAITQSPIVTVADMPLHVTFSAGVATHGAYERFTDMRDLLKAADDVLYRSKNLGRNRVIARAPDPHPTAC from the coding sequence ATGTCCCCCGAGCTCACTGCAGCCCTGTCCCTCTGCCGCAACCTGCCCTCGCCACCGGCCATCGCTGTCCGTTTGATCGAGCTTGCGCAGGATCCGGAAACCGACATCGCCAGCGCCGCCGACGTCATAGCACTGGATATGGGCTTGAGCGCACGCATGATGCGCATCGCCAATTCACCGCTGTACGCCAGCCGCCGCCGCATTGAAAACCTTGGCCAGGCATTGACCATGCTTGGCCTCAACGCAACCTTGCAGCTCGCACTGGGCTTCAGTCTGTCGCGCGCATTGCGCGAAGACGAAGACCACGCCCACCTGCTGCAGGCGGTCTGGCGCCGCAGCATCCTAAGCGCCCTGGCCGCGCGCTACCTCGGCCTGGCCCGCAACGTGCGCCGCGTGGAAGAATTGATGCTGGCCGGCCTGCTGCAGGACATCGGCATCCTTGCCCTGTTGCAGCTGCGCGGCGACAGCTATCCGGCCCTGCTTGCCGGCGCTACCAGCAACGAAGAGCTGCTGGCCCATGAACGCACCATCCTCGATTGCAGCCATGCCGATATCGGCGCGCAGCTGTGCGAGCAATGGGGCCTGCCGCCCTATCTGGTCGATGCGATCAAGCACAGCGAAGCCCCGGCCGAACCGACCGACCTGTTTGGCCGCTGCGTCGCGCTGTCCGGCAGCATTGCCGAGATCTGGCTGAGCAAGGACACCGACCAGGCCCGTGACCATGCCCTGCGCCTGGTCCACGCGCAGCTGGAAATGGACAGCAGCCAGTTCGAACTGGTGCTGCAGCAGGTCAGCCAGATGCTGCCGGAAATCAGCGCGCTCTTCGACGTGCCAGTGCCCTCGCCGGCACGAATCACCTACCTGCTTGATCACGCTGCCGAACTGATGGCCCTGCGCAACCTGCGCGAGCTGCAGGACGCCGGTGCGGCCAAGCGCCGCGCCGATGATTTCGAACAGCAGGCACGCCGCCTGACCGAACAGGCCCACCTGGACGCACTCACCGGCCTGTTGAACCGTCGCCAGCTGGAAGTGGTCCTGGCGCAGGAATTCGATCGCGCCGGCCGAGCCGATCGCCCCTTGTCGGTGGCCTTCATCGACCTGGACGATTTCAAGAAGATCAACGACCAGCACGGCCATCTTGTCGGCGACCAGGTCCTGCAGGCATTCGCCAGCCAGCTGCAGGGCCAGCTGCGCGGCAGCGACACCGTGGCACGCTTCGGTGGCGAGGAGTTCGTCGTGCTGTTCCCCGGCACCAACGAGCAGACCGCGCTGGACGTGATCCGCCGCGTACTGGTCGCCATCACCCAGTCCCCGATCGTCACTGTTGCCGACATGCCGCTGCATGTGACCTTCTCGGCCGGCGTGGCCACCCATGGTGCCTACGAGCGCTTCACTGACATGCGCGACCTGCTCAAGGCCGCCGATGACGTGCTCTACCGCTCCAAGAACCTCGGCCGCAACCGGGTGATTGCCCGCGCACCGGATCCCCACCCCACCGCCTGCTGA
- the pyrH gene encoding UMP kinase, which produces MSKLAYRRILLKLSGEALMGDEDYGIDPKVINRLAHEVIEAQNAGVEIALVVGGGNIFRGAGLAAGGMDRVTGDHMGMLATVINALAMQDALEKAGGKARVMSAIKINDVCEDYIRRRAIRHLEKGRLVIFAAGTGNPFFTTDSGAALRAIEIGADLLLKATKVDGVYDKDPNKHADAVRYESLSYDQVINQGLEVMDTAAFALARDSDLPLRVFDMSQPGELLKILHGEHIGTLVHGRDAH; this is translated from the coding sequence ATGTCCAAGCTCGCCTACCGTCGCATCCTGTTGAAACTTTCCGGGGAGGCGCTGATGGGGGACGAGGACTACGGCATCGACCCCAAGGTCATCAACCGGCTGGCCCATGAAGTCATCGAAGCTCAGAACGCCGGCGTCGAGATCGCACTGGTGGTTGGCGGCGGCAACATCTTCCGCGGCGCCGGCCTGGCCGCTGGCGGCATGGACCGCGTCACCGGCGATCACATGGGCATGCTGGCCACGGTCATCAACGCCCTCGCCATGCAGGACGCGCTTGAAAAGGCCGGCGGCAAGGCCCGGGTGATGAGCGCGATCAAGATCAACGACGTGTGTGAGGACTACATCCGCCGCCGCGCCATCCGTCATCTGGAAAAGGGCCGCCTGGTGATCTTCGCCGCCGGCACCGGCAACCCGTTCTTCACCACCGATTCGGGCGCCGCGTTGCGCGCGATCGAGATCGGCGCCGACCTGCTGCTCAAGGCCACCAAGGTCGACGGCGTCTACGACAAGGACCCGAACAAGCACGCCGATGCGGTCCGTTACGAAAGCCTGAGCTATGACCAGGTCATCAACCAGGGCCTGGAAGTCATGGACACCGCAGCCTTTGCGCTGGCCCGTGACAGCGACCTGCCGCTGCGCGTTTTCGACATGAGCCAGCCCGGCGAATTGCTGAAAATCCTGCACGGCGAGCACATCGGCACCCTGGTCCACGGCCGCGACGCACACTAA